From the genome of Azospira restricta, one region includes:
- a CDS encoding cation-translocating P-type ATPase, whose amino-acid sequence MPAPGLSIARLDPPAALAHLGSGVDGLLPAEAARRLAEFGPNRVAAAPRRPLALTLLQEFTNFFALILWLAAGLAFFAAYADAAAGMAELGTAIVGVIVVNGAFSFWQAYRAERALAALSRLLPQRVGVRRGGAVEEIDAAALVPGDLVLLAEGDRVPADCRVVEGWGVRANLATLTGESRPRARAADAEAGGDDPLAAHNLLLAGTLVVAGECSAVVYATGMRTEFGRVAHLTQTAGETESPLQKEIRRVSRLVAALALGLGVVFFFVGQAIGLPFWANFMFAIGIIVANVPEGLLPTVTLSLALATQRMAKRNALVRHLPAVETLGSATVILTDKTGTLTQNRMQVRELFLGGRHHLAAERWPPPGDIRLRAVAGLCHSLKFVDGQPSGDPMEVALWQFAGALPEFGERVGEIAFDAERKRMSVLTREADGRRHLWCKGAPETVLPCCATWLDGHASRPLDAAAQALFRRAQEDLADRGLRVLALAWAPLAGDGEAMEEGLELCGLIGLEDPPRPDVHAAVTRCHEAGVRVIMITGDHPRTALALGREVGIVRAAAPAVISGGQLREMGPAALQLALDAPQVLFARVSAEQKMRVVEALQAKGEIVAVTGDGVNDAPALKTADIGIAMGLAGTDVAREAADIVLLDDHFATIVNAIEEGRAVFDNLRKFLTYILTSNIPEIVPYLAFVLFRIPLPLTVIQILAVDLGTDMLPALALGAEPPGRDVMRRPPRPRGERLLSWPLLARAYGFLGPLEALAAMAAFFFVLGASGWNWGEMPAADDPHYLQATTACLMAIVLAQVANVFACRHPLLPAWRLPFAGNRLLLAGVAVELALLLALVYTPWGNRLFGTAPLAAEAWLFALPFAALLFVLEEARKAWCRRGA is encoded by the coding sequence ATGCCTGCGCCCGGACTGAGCATCGCCCGCCTCGACCCGCCGGCCGCCCTCGCCCACCTCGGCAGCGGCGTCGACGGCCTGCTGCCGGCGGAAGCCGCGCGGCGGCTGGCCGAGTTCGGGCCGAACCGCGTCGCCGCGGCGCCGCGCCGGCCGCTGGCGCTGACCTTGCTGCAGGAATTCACCAACTTCTTCGCGCTGATCCTGTGGCTCGCCGCCGGACTCGCCTTCTTCGCGGCGTACGCCGATGCCGCCGCCGGCATGGCCGAGCTGGGCACGGCCATCGTCGGCGTCATCGTGGTCAATGGCGCCTTCTCGTTCTGGCAGGCCTACCGCGCCGAGCGCGCGCTGGCGGCGCTCTCCCGGCTGCTGCCGCAGCGTGTCGGCGTCCGCCGCGGCGGCGCGGTCGAGGAGATCGACGCCGCCGCGCTGGTGCCCGGCGACCTCGTGCTGCTCGCCGAGGGCGACCGGGTACCGGCCGACTGCCGCGTCGTCGAGGGCTGGGGCGTGCGCGCCAACCTGGCCACGCTCACCGGCGAATCGCGGCCGCGGGCGCGCGCTGCCGACGCCGAAGCGGGTGGCGACGACCCGCTCGCCGCGCACAACCTGCTGCTCGCCGGCACGCTGGTCGTTGCCGGCGAATGCAGCGCCGTCGTCTACGCCACCGGCATGCGCACCGAGTTCGGCCGCGTCGCCCACCTGACGCAGACCGCCGGCGAGACCGAGTCGCCGCTGCAGAAGGAGATCCGCCGCGTGTCGCGGCTGGTCGCCGCGCTCGCGCTCGGGCTGGGCGTCGTCTTCTTCTTCGTCGGGCAGGCGATCGGCCTGCCGTTCTGGGCCAACTTCATGTTCGCCATCGGCATCATCGTCGCCAACGTGCCGGAGGGGCTGCTGCCGACGGTGACACTGTCGCTGGCACTGGCGACGCAGCGCATGGCGAAGCGCAACGCGCTGGTGCGCCACTTGCCGGCGGTCGAGACGCTGGGCAGCGCGACGGTGATCCTCACCGACAAGACCGGCACGCTGACGCAGAACCGCATGCAGGTGCGCGAGCTGTTCCTCGGCGGCCGCCACCACCTCGCCGCCGAACGTTGGCCGCCGCCCGGCGACATCCGGCTGCGCGCGGTCGCCGGCCTCTGCCACAGCCTGAAGTTCGTCGACGGGCAGCCGTCCGGCGACCCGATGGAAGTCGCGCTGTGGCAGTTCGCCGGTGCGCTGCCCGAGTTCGGCGAGCGCGTCGGCGAGATCGCCTTCGACGCCGAGCGCAAGCGCATGTCGGTGCTCACGCGCGAGGCCGACGGTCGCCGCCACCTGTGGTGCAAGGGGGCGCCGGAAACGGTGCTGCCGTGCTGCGCGACCTGGCTCGACGGCCACGCGTCGCGGCCGCTCGATGCCGCGGCACAGGCGCTGTTCCGGCGCGCGCAGGAGGACCTCGCCGACCGCGGCCTGCGCGTGCTGGCGCTGGCCTGGGCGCCGCTCGCCGGCGATGGCGAGGCGATGGAGGAGGGGCTCGAACTGTGCGGCCTGATCGGGCTCGAGGACCCGCCGCGGCCGGACGTGCACGCAGCGGTGACGCGCTGCCACGAGGCCGGCGTGCGCGTGATCATGATCACCGGCGACCATCCGCGCACGGCGCTGGCGCTCGGCCGCGAGGTCGGCATCGTGCGTGCGGCGGCGCCGGCCGTGATCAGCGGCGGGCAGCTGCGGGAGATGGGGCCGGCGGCGCTGCAGCTCGCGCTCGACGCGCCGCAGGTGCTCTTCGCGCGCGTCAGCGCCGAGCAGAAGATGCGGGTCGTCGAGGCGCTGCAGGCCAAGGGCGAGATCGTCGCCGTCACCGGCGACGGCGTGAACGACGCGCCGGCGCTGAAGACCGCCGACATCGGCATCGCCATGGGGCTCGCCGGCACCGACGTCGCGCGCGAGGCGGCCGACATCGTGCTGCTCGACGACCACTTCGCGACGATCGTGAACGCGATCGAGGAAGGGCGCGCGGTGTTCGACAACCTGCGCAAGTTCCTCACCTACATCCTGACCTCGAACATCCCCGAGATCGTTCCCTACCTCGCCTTCGTGCTTTTCCGCATCCCGCTGCCGCTGACCGTGATCCAGATCCTCGCCGTCGACCTTGGCACCGACATGCTGCCGGCGCTGGCGCTCGGCGCCGAGCCGCCGGGCCGGGACGTCATGCGCCGGCCGCCGCGGCCGCGCGGCGAGCGCCTGCTGTCGTGGCCGCTGCTGGCGCGGGCCTACGGCTTCCTCGGCCCGCTCGAGGCGCTGGCGGCGATGGCCGCCTTCTTCTTCGTGCTCGGCGCCAGCGGCTGGAACTGGGGCGAGATGCCGGCGGCCGACGACCCGCACTACCTGCAGGCGACCACCGCCTGCCTGATGGCGATCGTCCTCGCCCAAGTCGCCAACGTCTTCGCCTGCCGCCACCCGCTGCTGCCGGCCTGGCGACTGCCGTTCGCCGGCAACCGCCTGCTGCTCGCCGGTGTCGCGGTCGAGCTCGCGCTGCTGCTGGCGCTCGTCTACACGCCGTGGGGCAACCGCCTGTTCGGCACGGCGCCGCTCGCCGCCGAGGCCTGGCTGTTCGCGCTGCCGTTTGCCGCGCTGCTGTTCGTCCTCGAGGAGGCGCGCAAGGCCTGGTGCCGCCGGGGCGCCTAG
- a CDS encoding diacylglycerol kinase yields the protein MRNKFLGTGEPGYHPLRKIATVLSGLRYAALYDFSVAYKLALSALVLVGTFLLREWVDFLLVVIATGLVLVAEMLNSAIEALCDFVEARHDERIKVIKDIAAAAVGICIVIWFLVLGFEGWEIVAALRA from the coding sequence ATGAGGAACAAGTTCCTCGGCACCGGCGAGCCCGGCTACCACCCGCTGCGCAAGATCGCGACCGTGCTCTCCGGGCTGCGCTACGCGGCGCTGTACGACTTCAGCGTCGCCTACAAGCTGGCGCTGTCGGCGCTCGTCCTGGTCGGCACTTTCCTGCTGCGCGAGTGGGTCGACTTCCTGCTCGTCGTCATCGCCACCGGACTGGTGCTCGTCGCCGAGATGCTGAACAGCGCGATCGAGGCGCTGTGCGACTTCGTCGAGGCACGGCACGACGAGCGGATCAAGGTGATCAAGGACATCGCCGCGGCCGCCGTCGGCATCTGCATCGTGATCTGGTTCCTGGTGCTCGGCTTCGAGGGCTGGGAGATCGTCGCCGCGCTGCGCGCCTAG